The following coding sequences are from one Actinomycetes bacterium window:
- a CDS encoding DUF4350 domain-containing protein yields the protein MRRARRVLPWVAIVAGLLLAVYLGGRRPDEGAPLDPASPGPLGTKALVEVLGEVGGRVEVTSELPTGPGGTVLLLADDLDPGRRNALLAWVRRGGTLVVTDPDSEVTRLEPVGSTAIGLLDPELERGCALPALRDAHRVNAAAGTVFEVPSGSQGCYSRGKGSWLVVQPLGSGTVVRLGGADALVNQQIDKADNAVLAASLLAPAPGTRVTVLQPPPPGGGARGLTDLIAPRVDLALWQLVVAFGVVVLWRARRLGRPVTEPQPVQIPGAELVVAVGNLLQRAKGRGQAAGLLTDDLRRTLAERLGLPASAPPDQVADAAAARSSVPRERVLAALTAATPRDEAELVALAHAIDAVRLEVTSVR from the coding sequence ATGAGGCGGGCGCGGCGGGTGCTGCCGTGGGTGGCGATCGTGGCTGGCCTGCTGCTGGCGGTGTACCTCGGCGGGCGGAGGCCTGACGAGGGCGCGCCGCTCGACCCGGCCTCGCCTGGGCCGCTCGGCACCAAGGCGCTGGTCGAGGTGCTCGGCGAGGTCGGCGGCCGGGTCGAGGTCACCAGCGAGCTGCCGACCGGCCCCGGTGGGACTGTGCTGCTGCTCGCCGACGACCTGGACCCCGGGCGGCGGAACGCCCTGCTCGCCTGGGTGCGGCGCGGGGGGACCCTGGTCGTGACCGACCCCGACTCCGAGGTCACCAGGCTGGAGCCGGTCGGCAGCACCGCGATCGGCCTGCTCGACCCCGAGCTCGAGCGTGGCTGCGCCCTGCCCGCCCTCCGCGACGCGCACCGCGTGAACGCCGCGGCCGGCACCGTGTTCGAGGTGCCCTCCGGCAGCCAGGGCTGCTACTCGCGCGGCAAGGGGTCGTGGCTGGTCGTCCAGCCGCTCGGGTCGGGCACCGTCGTCCGCCTGGGCGGGGCCGACGCGCTGGTCAACCAGCAGATCGACAAGGCCGACAACGCGGTCCTGGCGGCGAGCCTGCTCGCCCCGGCCCCCGGGACGCGGGTCACGGTCCTGCAGCCGCCGCCGCCCGGCGGCGGGGCCAGGGGCCTCACCGACCTGATCGCGCCCCGCGTCGACCTCGCCCTGTGGCAGCTCGTGGTCGCGTTCGGGGTGGTGGTGCTGTGGCGGGCCCGCCGCCTGGGGCGGCCCGTGACCGAGCCCCAGCCCGTGCAGATCCCGGGCGCCGAGCTGGTCGTGGCCGTCGGCAACCTGCTGCAGCGGGCCAAGGGCCGGGGCCAGGCGGCCGGCCTGCTCACCGACGACCTGCGGCGGACCCTGGCCGAGCGGCTCGGCCTGCCCGCCTCCGCCCCGCCCGACCAGGTCGCCGACGCCGCCGCGGCCCGCAGCAGCGTCCCCCGGGAACGGGTGCTCGCCGCGCTCACCGCCGCCACCCCCCGCGACGAGGCCGAGCTCGTCGCGCTCGCCCATGCCATCGACGCAGTCCGCCTGGAGGTCACCAGTGTCCGCTAG
- a CDS encoding MoxR family ATPase: MPSTQSAWRSPVSAREAVLRVREEIAKAVVGQDGAVSGLVAALLVRGHVLLEGVPGVAKTLLVKTMAATLALDFKRVQFTPDLMPSDVTGQVIFEQRDGSFRFRQGPAFTNLLLADEINRTPPKTQAALLEAMEERQVSVEGQAHRLPDPFLVVATQNPVEYEGTYPLPEAQLDRFLFKLVVGYPSPEQEQEVLARHDAGMDPHDLGTLGVRAVAGAQDLAEGRKEVGGVPVEPRVQAYIVAIAWATRESPSLALGVSPRGATMLLHAAKAWAWLAGRQYVTPDEVKAMAKPTLRHRVQLRPEVELEGVTADGVLDGILASVPVPR, from the coding sequence ATGCCATCGACGCAGTCCGCCTGGAGGTCACCAGTGTCCGCTAGAGAAGCCGTCCTGCGCGTCCGCGAGGAGATCGCCAAGGCGGTCGTGGGCCAGGACGGCGCCGTGTCCGGCCTGGTCGCCGCCTTGCTGGTGCGCGGCCACGTGCTGCTCGAGGGCGTGCCCGGGGTGGCCAAGACCCTGCTGGTGAAGACCATGGCCGCGACCCTCGCGCTGGACTTCAAGCGGGTCCAGTTCACCCCCGACCTGATGCCCTCCGACGTCACCGGGCAGGTCATCTTCGAGCAGCGGGACGGCTCCTTCCGGTTCCGGCAGGGGCCGGCGTTCACCAACCTGCTGCTGGCCGACGAGATCAACCGCACCCCGCCGAAGACGCAGGCGGCGCTGCTCGAGGCGATGGAGGAGCGCCAGGTCTCGGTCGAGGGGCAGGCCCACCGGCTGCCCGACCCGTTCCTGGTCGTCGCCACCCAGAACCCGGTCGAGTACGAAGGCACCTACCCGCTGCCCGAGGCCCAGCTCGACCGGTTCCTGTTCAAGCTCGTGGTCGGCTACCCGAGCCCCGAGCAGGAGCAGGAGGTCCTGGCCCGACACGACGCGGGCATGGACCCGCACGACCTGGGCACGCTCGGGGTGCGGGCGGTGGCCGGAGCCCAGGACCTGGCCGAGGGCCGCAAGGAGGTCGGCGGGGTCCCGGTCGAGCCCCGCGTCCAGGCCTACATCGTGGCCATCGCCTGGGCGACCAGGGAGTCGCCGTCGCTCGCGCTCGGGGTGTCGCCGCGAGGCGCGACCATGCTCCTGCACGCGGCCAAGGCGTGGGCCTGGCTGGCCGGCAGGCAGTACGTCACCCCGGACGAGGTCAAGGCGATGGCCAAGCCCACCCTCCGCCACCGGGTCCAGCTCCGGCCCGAGGTCGAGCTGGAGGGCGTGACCGCCGACGGGGTGCTCGACGGGATCCTCGCCTCGGTCCCGGTGCCCCGGTGA